The Sphingomonas sp. LY54 genome includes a region encoding these proteins:
- the ftsE gene encoding cell division ATP-binding protein FtsE: MGAAGSIVQFENVGLRYGTGTETLSDLTFSLREGGFYFLTGPSGAGKTSLLKLLYLAQRPSRGLIRLFGEDIVTMPRKRLPGFRRRIGVVFQDFRLVPHLSAFDNVALPLRVAGVEDRDLETPVNEMLSWVGLGHRATARPATLSGGEQQRVAIARAVIARPELLVADEPTGNVDPEMARRLLHLFDALNKLGTTVVVATHDVHLISSVSGFEMLRLDRGQIADPTGALRHPPRRIDA; the protein is encoded by the coding sequence CTGGGCGCGGCGGGCAGCATCGTACAGTTCGAGAATGTCGGCCTGCGCTACGGCACGGGGACCGAGACGCTGTCCGATCTCACTTTCTCGCTGCGGGAGGGAGGTTTCTACTTCCTCACCGGACCATCGGGCGCGGGGAAAACCTCGCTCTTGAAGCTGCTCTATCTTGCCCAGCGTCCCAGCCGCGGCCTGATCCGCCTGTTCGGCGAGGATATCGTGACGATGCCGCGCAAGCGCCTGCCCGGCTTCCGCCGCCGGATCGGCGTCGTTTTCCAGGATTTCCGCCTGGTCCCGCACCTCTCCGCCTTCGACAATGTCGCCTTGCCGCTGCGCGTCGCCGGGGTCGAGGACCGCGACCTCGAGACGCCGGTCAACGAGATGCTGTCCTGGGTCGGCCTCGGCCACCGCGCCACCGCCCGGCCGGCGACCCTCTCGGGCGGCGAGCAGCAAAGGGTGGCGATCGCCCGCGCCGTGATCGCCCGGCCCGAATTGCTGGTCGCCGACGAGCCGACCGGCAACGTCGATCCGGAAATGGCGCGCCGCCTGCTTCACCTGTTCGACGCGCTCAACAAGCTCGGCACGACCGTCGTCGTCGCCACCCACGACGTGCACCTCATCTCCAGCGTCTCGGGATTCGAGATGCTGCGGCTCGATCGTGGCCAGATCGCCGACCCGACCGGGGCGCTGCGCCATCCGCCGCGCAGGATCGACGCGTGA
- a CDS encoding cell division protein FtsX produces MKGGTRKFGTADRRLLPEGRLAGPMPWVIAIMMFLTVLAAAAGLGLGQATRTLNADIGNRITVQVVEANPDFREAQAAAAMAELKRLPGIGSVRRIEAAEMERLLEPWLGEGGLQAELPVPAMIDAELSAEAYADLDAIRAAILDVAPSARVDDNAQWLAPLATLIDALRLLAAALVLLMVGASAATVVLAARAALDTHRNTIEVMHLMGATDIQVARLFQRRIALDALFGGLVGLVAAAIVLLVIGSRVGALGSELLGSAGLPPTSWLVLVLLPAAGVFLAMLVARTTILRALGRLL; encoded by the coding sequence GTGAAGGGCGGAACTCGCAAGTTCGGGACCGCCGACCGCCGGCTGCTGCCCGAAGGGCGGCTGGCCGGGCCGATGCCCTGGGTGATCGCGATCATGATGTTCCTGACCGTGCTGGCCGCCGCGGCCGGCCTCGGGCTCGGCCAGGCGACGCGCACCTTGAACGCCGATATCGGCAACCGCATCACCGTCCAGGTCGTGGAGGCGAACCCGGACTTCCGTGAGGCCCAGGCCGCGGCCGCGATGGCCGAGCTGAAACGGCTGCCCGGCATCGGATCCGTCCGCCGCATCGAGGCCGCAGAGATGGAGCGACTGCTCGAGCCGTGGCTGGGCGAGGGCGGGCTCCAGGCGGAGCTGCCGGTGCCGGCGATGATCGACGCCGAGCTGAGTGCGGAAGCCTATGCCGATCTCGACGCGATCCGCGCGGCCATCCTCGACGTCGCTCCGTCGGCGCGGGTCGACGACAATGCGCAATGGCTGGCCCCGCTGGCGACATTGATCGATGCCTTGCGCCTGCTCGCGGCGGCGTTGGTGCTGCTGATGGTGGGCGCGAGCGCGGCAACCGTCGTGCTCGCCGCGCGCGCCGCGCTCGACACGCATCGCAACACGATCGAGGTGATGCATTTGATGGGGGCGACGGACATCCAGGTCGCACGCCTGTTCCAGCGCCGGATCGCGCTCGACGCCTTGTTCGGCGGGCTGGTCGGGCTGGTCGCCGCGGCGATCGTGCTGCTGGTGATCGGCAGCCGCGTCGGCGCGCTGGGATCGGAGCTGCTGGGTTCGGCCGGCCTGCCGCCGACGAGCTGGCTGGTGCTGGTCCTGCTGCCGGCGGCCGGCGTTTTTCTTGCGATGCTGGTTGCCCGCACCACGATTTTGAGGGCATTGGGCCGGCTCCTATGA
- a CDS encoding YdcF family protein translates to MIVRAVSALLLLYALGYALFVVALPRPADDRQTDAIVVLTGAGGRVQRGLDLIQRGRAKRMLISGTARTVRPIELAERYDVDPALFKCCIDLGREAVDTRSNADETARWLEKRKLRTVRLVTTDWHMPRARFELSRQLGDGYELIGDAVQSNPSFRQLFTEYNKYLLRRAAVVVGI, encoded by the coding sequence ATGATCGTCCGTGCCGTCTCCGCCCTGCTCCTGCTCTATGCGCTCGGCTATGCCCTGTTCGTGGTGGCGCTGCCGCGCCCGGCCGACGACCGCCAGACCGACGCCATCGTCGTGCTCACCGGCGCCGGCGGACGGGTGCAGCGCGGGCTCGACCTCATCCAGCGCGGCCGGGCCAAGCGCATGCTGATTTCGGGCACCGCCCGAACCGTCCGGCCGATCGAGCTCGCCGAGCGCTACGACGTCGATCCGGCCCTGTTCAAATGCTGCATCGATCTTGGTCGCGAGGCGGTCGACACCCGCTCGAACGCCGACGAGACCGCGCGCTGGCTGGAGAAGCGCAAGCTCAGGACGGTGCGGCTCGTCACCACCGACTGGCACATGCCGCGCGCGCGCTTCGAACTGTCGCGCCAGCTCGGGGATGGCTACGAGCTGATCGGCGATGCGGTCCAGAGCAATCCCAGCTTCCGGCAGCTCTTCACCGAG